In Elaeis guineensis isolate ETL-2024a chromosome 1, EG11, whole genome shotgun sequence, a genomic segment contains:
- the LOC105036523 gene encoding DNA (cytosine-5)-methyltransferase 1B-like: MKSIDFLMEENSDTKIKQERNEEWHEEPCPSEKQPRRAAALSSIKEASKTSTLAPREEKPKLRELAALVVTRVGADDVPPLRKLLDFMFHGADSNPLPIEASEVTEVFISSIIMPSDGMENETDRGVRCDRFAKIQSWDISGYDEDRPVIWISTLGAKYRCMRPNRTYRKFFDHLSEKAWVCLKVQKTLRGSEDDILNMSLNELIARVIRSLRGNACFAKRPADRDFVISLGEFIYEQLIKLDKESGNERVKLETVPALISLQEECKSQTECIKTDEGKDITLAEDSNKKLARLLQDEEDRRNMRQQRTRQPAMIRYKFSFETELPEIAAEYPSPAYYKARDNEMDEEFYNSEIDDIDELPRRILQNWALYDSNSRFVSIEKLPMKTWMDSAAPIFGSGCMMKDDGSCYCTNVDLAHDNVFPVFLSKVKEWAVEFSSMTFSISIRTDAAWYRLGKPAKEYAPWYELVLRVARLVEHVIRLIKKQSRASRLTFSDATKKVTELDKDNPAHISSNIKAVEQYMVVHGQTILKLFDEYPEKMISQCPFVSGLRQKMEEKRQAKQTMRSKLKVHKEASRKQNAGMVPWVSRIEKLMQATTTRLINRMWNDYYNRYFPEEPEEGDYHGLIEEEIEEKDEEQEILAEEDKALRRRSLTTFASNSSCSEIKWEGKAIRQKGSNKALYKCALVHGVLITIGGAVIVTADDSKRVPTMVLVEYMFEKKDGLKLVHGRILLKGSQTVLENTANEREVFLTNDCMDFELRYVRESVVVNVRSMPWGYEHRQKQAHAEKIDRAKAEERKKKGLPLEFYCKSLYCPERGAFFALPVETLGLGTGACSACKIRETQREHFQISTSKTSFVYRKTSYKVNDFVYVRPQHFSKDKNNHKTCKYGRNVGLKAYVVCQLLRIEVPTKHTKITQESAKLKVRRFYRPDDVSKSKSYSSDIREVYYSEDILSIPVAVIEGKCEVRKKSDLPELEFPVIVDHVFFCQYSYDPVKGALNQLPAHCKLMFQTRKAADKNKLRKNKRKARCTGEKELSNGCGGIGRKVRLASLDIFAGCGGLSEGLQQSGVSFTKWAIENDRQAGEAFCSNHPETQMFVDDCNIILSAIMQKCGDADDCISTSEAKRFAAHLDREKLSNLPLPGQVDFIYGGPPCQGFTSMNRYNQSPWSKGQREMLLTFLSFAEYFRPRFFLLENVKNFISFNKGSTFRLTIASLLEMGYQVRFGILEAGAYGVPQSRKRAFVWAASPEETLPEWPEPMHVFVGRGLKISLTGDSFYVATKSTIRGAPLRSLTVKDTIGDLPPVDNGASLLSIDYKGDPVSWFQKKLRGNMTTLDDHISKEMNELNLIRCQRVPKRPGADWRCLPKKKKVKLSNGRLEDLIPRWMVNTAKRNNQWKGLLGRLDWQGNFPTVITDPQPLGKVGTWFHPEQDRVVTVRECARSQGFPDSYKFSGNIQDKHKQIGNAVPPPLAYALGRKLKEAVDKKQSSI; encoded by the exons ATGAAAAGCATAGACTTCCTGATGGAAGAAAATTCAGATACCAAAATAAAGCAAGAGAGAAATGAGGAGTGGCATGAAGAGCCATGTCCTTCAGAGAAGCAACCAAGGAGAGCTGCTGCATTGTCTTCAATCAAGGAGGCAAGTAAAACCTCCACTCTTGCACCCAGGGAAGAGAAACCTAAACTAAGAGAGTTGGCTGCTCTTGTTGTTACAAGAGTTGGTGCCGATGATGTTCCACCATTAAGGAAGCTTTTGGACTTCATGTTCCATGGTGCTGACAGCAATCCACTACCAATCGAGGCATCTGAGGTAACCGAAGTCTTCATTTCTTCTATTATCATGCCATCTGATGGGATGGAGAATGAAACAGATCGAGGAGTTCGATGCGACAGGTTTGCTAAAATCCAGTCCTGGGATATCTCAGGCTATGATGAGGATAGGCCGGTGATCTGGATTTCAACCTTGGGTGCAAAATATAGATGTATGAGGCCTAACCGCACCTACAGGAAGTTCTTCGACCACCTGTCAGAGAAGGCATGGGTCTGCCTCAAGGTGCAGAAGACATTGAGAGGCTCTGAAGACGACATTCTTAATATGTCTCTCAATGAGCTGATAGCTAGGGTGATCCGTTCATTAAGAGGAAATGCATGCTTTGCGAAAAGACCTGCTGATAGAGATTTTGTGATCTCTCTTGGTGAATTTATCTACGAACAACTCATCAAATTAGACAAGGAATCAGGAAATGAAAGAGTAAAATTAGAGACAGTGCCGGCCTTAATTTCTCTACAAGAGGAATGTAAAAGCCAAACAGAATGCATAAAGACTGACGAAGGGAAGGATATTACATTAGCCGAAGACAGCAATAAGAAGTTGGCAAGATTATTGCAAGATGAGGAAGATAGGAGAAACATGAGGCAGCAGAGAACTCGACAGCCAGCAATGATCAGATACAAATTTTCCTTCGAGACCGAATTGCCTGAGATTGCTGCAGAGTACCCCTCACCAGCTTACTACAAAGCAAGAGACAATGAGATGGATGAGGAGTTCTATAATAGTGAGATTGATGATATTGATGAGCTCCCAAGAAGGATTCTGCAAAATTGGGCCCTTTATGATTCCAACTCAAGGTTTGTTTCGATAGAGAAGCTTCCCATGAAAACATGGATGGATAGTGCTGCGCCCATATTTGGATCCGGGTGCATGATGAAAGATGATGGGAGTTGCTACTGCACTAATGTCGATCTGGCTCATGATAATGTATTTCCAGTCTTCTTGAGTAAAGTAAAGGAGTGGGCGGTCGAGTTCAGCTCCATGACATTCTCGATATCAATCCGAACAGATGCAGCCTG GTATAGGCTTGGGAAGCCTGCAAAGGAATATGCACCCTGGTATGAACTCGTATTGAGAGTTGCAAGGCTGGTTGAACATGTAATCAGATTAATTAAGAAACAGAGTAGAGCTTCGAGGCTCACTTTCTCAGATGCCACCAAGAAAGTCACAGAATTAGACAAGGATAACCCTGCACACATCTCCTCAAATATCAAAGCAGTGGAGCAATATATGGTGGTTCATGGACAaacaatacttaaattatttgatGAGTATCCAGAGAAGATGATCAGCCAGTGTCCTTTTGTCTCAGGTCTAAGACAGAAGATGGAGGAGAAGCGCCAGGCTAAACAGACCATGAGAAGCAAGCTAAAAGTTCATAAAGAAGCAAGCAGGAAACAAAATGCTGGGATGGTGCCTTGGGTGTCCAGAATAGAAAAGTTGATGCAGGCAACAACAACTAGACTGATCAACAGGATGTGGAATGATTACTATAATAGATATTTTCCAGAGGAGCCAGAGGAGGGAGACTACCATGGATTGATAGAAGAAGAGATTGAGGAAAAGGATGAGGAACAGGAGATTTTAGCTGAAGAAGATAAGGCTTTAAGACGCCGTTCATTGACTACTTTTGCTTCCAATTCCAGTTGCAGTGAGATCAAATGGGAAGGAAAGGCAATCAGGCAAAAAGGTTCCAATAAGGCTTTGTATAAATGTGCACTGGTCCATGGGGTTTTGATAACCATTGGTGGGGCAGTAATAGTCACTGCTGATGACTCAAAAAGGGTGCCAACCATGGTTCTGGTGGAGTACATGTTTGAGAAGAAAGATGGTCTAAAATTGGTTCATGGAAGGATACTGTTAAAAGGATCTCAAACGGTTCTTGAGAATACTGCAAATGAGAGGGAGGTGTTTTTGACCAATGACTGTATGGATTTTGAATTAAGATATGTCAGAGAATCTGTTGTGGTGAATGTTCGATCAATGCCTTGGGGATATGAGCATAGGCAGAAGCAAGCTCACGCTGAAAAAATTGACAGAGCAAAggcagaagagaggaaaaagaaaggaTTGCCTTTGGAGTTTTACTGTAAAAGCTTATATTGCCCTGAAAGAGGGGCCTTTTTTGCTCTTCCTGTTGAAACTTTAGGCCTCGGAACTGGGGCCTGCAGTGCTTGCAAAATAAGAGAAACCCAAAGGGAACATTTTCAAATCAGTACTTCTAAGACCAGTTTCGTCTACAGGAAAACAAGCTATAAAGTAAATGATTTTGTGTATGTGAGGCCCCAGCACTTCAGTAAGGATAAGAATAACCATAAAACCTGCAAATATGGGAGAAATGTGGGTTTGAAAGCCTATGTAGTTTGCCAGTTGCTCAGAATTGAAGTCCCGACAAAGCACACAAAGATCACCCAAGAATCGGCAAAGCTTAAAGTCAGGAGATTCTACAGACCAGACGACGTATCGAAGTCAAAATCATACAGTTCTGATATAAGAGAG GTCTATTACAGTGAAGATATACTTAGTATTCCTGTGGCGGTAATAGAAGGAAAATGTGAAGTCAGGAAGAAGAGTGATCTTCCAGAATTAGAATTTCCTGTTATTGTAGATCACGTGTTCTTCTGTCAATATTCCTATGATCCAGTTAAAGGAGCTCTTAATCAG TTGCCAGCCCATTGCAAGCTTATGTTCCAAACTCGAAAGGCAGCAgacaaaaataaattgagaaaaaataaaCGAAAGGCCAGATGTACAGGAGAGAAAGAACTATCTAATGGTTGTGGAGGCATTGGTCGAAAAGTTCGGTTGGCTTCCTTAGATATTTTTGCTGGCTGTGGGGGCTTATCAGAGGGACTTCAACAATCTG GTGTTTCTTTTACGAAGTGGGCAATTGAAAATGATAGGCAAGCTGGAGAAGCATTTTGCTCCAACCACCCAGAGACACAGATGTTTGTTGATGACTGCAACATCATATTAAG TGCAATAATGCAGAAGTGTGGAGATGCTGATGACTGTATCTCAACTTCTGAGGCTAAAAGATTTGCAGCACACCTCGACAGGGAAAAGCTTAGTAATCTTCCTTTGCCAGGCCAAGTAGATTTTATTTATGGGGGTCCTCCATGTCAG gggtTTACTAGCATGAATAGATATAATCAAAGCCCATGGAGCAAAGGCCAACGTGAGATGCTGTTAACATTTCTTTCTTTTGCCGAGTACTTCAGACCGAGGTTCTTCTTATTGGAGAATGTAAAAAACTTCATATCTTTCAACAAAGGGAGTACCTTCCGTCTAACAATTGCTTCACTCCTAGAGATGGGTTATCAG GTGAGATTTGGTATCTTGGAAGCTGGAGCATATGGAGTGCCACAATCAAGGAAGAGGGCATTTGTTTGGGCAGCTTCACCTGAAGAAACACTACCAGAGTGGCCAGAACCTATGCATGTTTTTGTCGGTCGAGGTCTGAAAATATCATTGACAGGTGATTCCTTTTATGTTGCTACAAAAAGCACCATCAGAGGAGCGCCATTACGGTCTCTGACTGTAAAGGATACCATTGGAGATTTGCCACCTGTGGACAATGGAGCATCTCTTCTTAGTATAGAT TATAAAGGTGATCCGGTGTCATGGTTCCAGAAAAAACTACGAGGAAACATGACAACACTGGACGATCACATATCGAAAGAAATGAATGAGTTGAATCTCATTCGGTGCCAACGTGTCCCAAAGCGCCCTGGTGCCGATTGGCGTTGCCTcccgaagaagaagaag